The Alphaproteobacteria bacterium DNA segment TCCAGACTAAAATACATGCGCGATAGAGCATGATACTAAAGTTTTTTAAAAGCCTGTCATGATCTTCGATCATGATTATAATCTGGACCCTGAATCCGCATTCGAGCCCTTTGGGCTCTCATTGGTTCAGGGAAACAACTGAGGTATTAACGGGTTTCTATTTAAAACTCTATTTTCAAAAATAGGGTCATGCTCTTCGAGCATGAATTGCTGTCTGGATCCTGGATCTGCGCTCGAAGCAAAGCTTCAGCGCGTCCAGGAAAACAACTATATTAAATGCTCAAATTATGAGACAAAGTCTATGAAATGAGTATTCCAAAAGCTTGACAAATAAGGTCCGGAGGACATTATTGTCGTAGCTGACGAAAACTCATGAGAACCGGCATGGCAATTAAATGCTTTGCACTGACCCATCCAAGAATTTGTCCATAATTTGAGCATTTAAACTATTTCGTGATTTTCGCAAATTCTTCGCTCAAATCAGCATCAGGCTGTGGCATATCGCCCATATCAGCAGCAGCTACTTTTTCTTCAGTTTTTGCTGGCTTCAATTTTTGCGCTTGCACTTTAGCTTCTTCTTCAGTTTTTGCAACGTTTACAAAAACATCTACAGTTACTTCAGGATGCAAGATGACATGTACAGTTGAAATACCCAATGTTTTAATGGGTAATGCAATCAGCACTTGTCCTTTATTAATTGAAAAGCCTGCTTTTGACACAGCTTCTGAAATATCACGTGCTGTAACCGAACCAAATAATTGGCCTGATTCACCCGCTTGACGAATCATCGTGACAATTAATCCTTTGATTTTTGCAGCAACTGATTCAGCTTCAGATTTACGTTTTAAGTTATCAGCAACAATTTGTGCCTTGCGTGACTCGAAAAGCGAAATGTTTTCTTTTGTCGCGCGCAATGCTTTTTGTTGTGGTAGTAAAAAATTACGTGCATAACCAGGGCGGACTTTTACGACGTCCCCAATTTGTCCTAATTTTTCAATGCGTTCAAGCAATACGAGTTCAACCATCATAATCTCCTAAATTCTAAGATTTGTTTTAAGGCGTAAAAATTTTTGGTCACGTAAAAACGCATAAAGACCAACAAAAATAAGACATAAAAGCGGCCAAGCCAATAAAAACGATGCAATATAAAGACCCGAAATCATAAGATTTTTTTGGGCTTTATGATCCACATATCGATGAAAAACACTTAATCCTTTTAGTAAAAAAGGCACCAAAAGAACAAAAAGACAATTAATCGAAAATATTTGCAAGGTTTTTTGACTTAAAAACGACCCCAATAAACTAATAAGCAAAAGATAAAAACAACCATCCCAAAGATTAAGCGACGACATTCTAAGCATTGGTATTTTAAAAGCAGGCACTTTAAGTGTCGCCCCATCAAAAGTAACCAATTCTAGATGTATCTCTTTTTTTGTTTTTCGAAATGCAAGCGATTGCGCTAAAAACACAATACCCACAAAAACAAAAAGCCAAAAACCACTTAATAATCCTGGAATAAATTGAGCCATCATAAACAAAAATTGTTTTTGCTCATCCGCTAGTGAAGCAATTACACCTTTAGCTTCCATTTGACTCAAAAACTCTTCAAAGAACTTTTGATCCGAAAATAACGAAGCTGAAGATGTTTGACCAACAATCAACAATATAAGAGAAAAAACAACCAAAAAGGCTATTAATAGTCCAAAATTATTGTCAGATTGCTTAAAAATCTTATTTTTAAAAAGCACAAAAGAGCTTATCAAGCTCATGCCCAAAACGCCGGTCAAAAAATTAATTAAAATAGGCATAGAGCCAGTTGCTGCAATCCCAATAAAAGCTAAAAGGGATGCCAAGCAAGCGGCTTTAAAACCTAGTCTAAACCCAACGAAAAGGAGAGGCAAAGGGGCAAATTGCATCAGCAACATACCACCGGGTACGCCCATAAAGGCAATTAGGTATAATAAAGCAGACACAAATCCACTCATCCCTATTGCACTCACATAAAGCTTTGATCCCTTTTGTGTTTCGCCTAAAAACAAAGATTTATCCTTATTTCACAACGTAAGGCATTAAAGCTAAAAAACGCGCGCGTTTAACAGCTTGTGCAACATAACGTTGATTTTTAATTGTTACAGCAGAAATTCTGCTTGGAATAATCTTGCCGCGTTCTGTTAAGAAGCGTTGCAATAATTTAATATCCTTGTAATCAATCGCAGGCGCATTTGGTCCTGAAAAAGGACAAGATTTGCGACGTTTGAAAAATGGTTTTGCTCTACCACCTGCACGACCTGCAGCGCCAGCACCAGCGCCAGCCCCACCTGAATTTGAAGTATATTCAGACATATAAATTCTCCTTAATTCGTTTCTTCAACTACATCAGTTTTTGGCTGATCATATTGAGGCCTAGAATGTTTCACATAAGGTCTTCTTGGGCCACGATCATCACGTGATCCACGATCATCCCTAGAGAAAGAGCGTTCTTCTTTAGGCCCTTGACGCATTTGGATGGATAAACCCTCTTCATGGGCTTCAACCGAAAGCGTTAGGAAACGGAGAATATCTTCATTAAGGCGCATTAAGCGTTCCATTTCTTGAACAGCAGCCGACGGTGCATCAATATTCATCAGAACATAATGACCTTTACGGTTTTTCTTAATACGGTATGCGAGGCTTTTAAGACCCCAATATTCTTTTTTAGCAATTGATCCGCCATTTGAAGTGATGATTTCACTAAATTGTTCGGTCAGTGCGTCGACTTGCCCCGTCGTTAAATCTTGACGGGCAATGTATACATTTTCATAGAGACTCATTAGTTACTCCTTTCGAGCCTTGGGCACAGTAAATTGTGTGCTAAGCCATAATTCAAAATAATTATAGCAAGGAGCTATCATAAGATGCGAAACATCGCATCAAAATACATAGGTTCAAATAATTTACAGCATTTCTTGAATTTTTCAATCTTTTTTGTTAGATTTCTTTATTTGGAGTGTAAGGCTTTATACATTACCCTGCCACTTCATAAAAAATTGAGAAATTAAGATTTTTACCTCTCCCCTTGTGGGTGTGGTCGGCGCATTGCGCCGGGTGAGGGGCATGACAAGGAAAATCAAGTGTTAAAAAGATTTCAAAAAGCATTGCGTACAAATCAAACAGATGTTGAACATCAGCTTTGGTATCATCTCAGAAGCCGAAGATTTCAAGGGTGGAAGTTTAGACGTCAACATATACTTCAAGGTTACATTGTTGATTTCATTTGTTTTGAAAGAAAACTAATCATTGAACTTGATGGCGGACAACATGCAGATCAAAAAATATATGATAATCACCGTACGTGCCTTCTTGCAAAGGATGGTTTTAAAGTTATACGTTTTTGGAATAACGACGTGTTAAATAACTTAGAAAACGTATTAGAAACAATTCTAAGCACCCCTCACCCGCCGCTACACGGCGACCTCTCCCACAAGGGGAGAGGTAAAAATCTTAGTTTCTCTACAAATTTTCATGATACATTGCCTTTATAATTATACAACGATTGAGAGTATTTCGTGCCAAGTCAAAACAAAAAGCAAAAAGCAAAAATTAAAAAAAAGATATTAACGCAAGCAAATATGCCTATTTTTAAAAGGCTTCTGAAAGATTACATCAAGCCTTACACAAACTATCTTATTGTTGCTTTTGTATTAATGGCTCTTGTTGCTTTATCGACAGCTTCTATGGCTTATGGCATGAAGCATATTTTGGATGAAATTTTTGGTCAAAAAAATGCAGCAGCACTCCCTATCATTGCAGGTGTTGTTTTTATTATATTTTTTGTCAAAGGCACCTCAACTTACGGTCAAACTGTTGTCATGAATTATGTTGGGCAACGTATTATTGCCGATTTTCAGCGTCAAATGTTTCAACGATTAGTGCATTCTGATCTTACTTTTTTTCACAATAATGCAACGGGCTCTCTTATTTCACGATTTACCAATGATGTCACCTTATTACGTGCGGCTGTTTCGACCGCGATCACGGGCGCTGGACGAGATTTCCTATCCGTTGTCTTCCTTGTTGGCGTTATGTTCCACGAAGATTGGATTTTAGCGTCAATTTCATTTTTTGTATTTCCAATTGCCATCCTCCCCATTGCCCGCTTTGGTAAAAAATTGCGTAAAGTGTCCACCGGTAGTCAAGAAATCGTGGGTAAACTCGCAACGCTTTTGAATCAAGTCTTTCAAGGCATAAGACATGTTAAAGCTTATTCCATGGAAGATTACGAGCAAAAACGCGCCGATGGCATTATCACCGAACTTTATAAATTAAATCATAAAGTTATCCGCGCACGTGCCGCAGCCCACCCCATCATGGAATGTTTAGGCGGCCTTGCCATTGTTGTCGTGATTCTTTATGGCGGCTATGAAATTATTGAAGGCACACGTACACAAGGATCCTTCTTTGCTTTTGTTGCAGCCTTATTGCTCGCCTATGAACCCATGAAAAAATTGGCCAGTTTAAATTCTGACCTTCAAGAAGGCATCGCCGCTGCTGAACGCGTCTTTTCAGTCCTCGACCGCAAATCAGATATCGTGAATATGCCGAACGCAAAATATCTTGAGATAAAACAAGGTACAATCAATTTTGACAATGTTAGCTTTGCCTACAATACACACAAAAATGCTTTGAAAAATCTATCCATCAACCTTAAAGGTGGCAAAATGACAGCCCTTGTGGGTCCTTCAGGGGGTGGTAAATCAACGATTTTAAACTTAATCCCACGTTTCTATGACATTCAAGAAGGCAATATTTCAATTGATGGTCAATTTATTAAAGACGTCACCCTTCATAGTTTGCGCGAAAATATAGCACTCGTCAGTCAAGAGATCAGTTTATTTGATGATACGATTAGAGCAAATATCGCCTATGGACGATTATCAGCAAGTGAAGAGGATATTATTCAAGCCTCAATTGAAGCTGCAGCCCATGAATTTATTGAAAAATTACCGCATGGTTATGACACGATCATTGGCGAACATGGCGTCAAATTATCAGGCGGTCAACGCCAGCGTATTTCAATCGCACGTGCAATGCTTAAAAACGCCCCCATCTTGTTGCTTGATGAAGCAACATCTGCTTTGGACACCGAATCTGAGCGCAAGGTTCAAGAAGCGCTGAACAAGCTTATTGGGGGCAGAACAACCCTTGTCATTGCGCATCGTTTATCCACCATCGTCCAAGCTGATCATATTTACGTGATTGACCAAGGACAGGTTTTAGAAGAAGGCAATCACGCAAGCCTTATTGCACAAAATGGTCTTTACACACGTTTGTCAAATCTTCAATCAACAGAAGAGGAACAACGCAAACTCGTTGCATAACTAACAGCTCACATTATGGTCAAATTCGTCGTCAGCTCTGCGCTTCCAGTACTCATGTACCTTAAGTACATTCCGTGCCGGTTCTCGAGCTTTCTAGACTTTACCACATAATCTGAGCCGTTTTCTCGCATCACACTTTTTAGACTTGCTGAAAAAAGTAAAACAATTTATGACTTTCATATCATACTGTAATGCAATATTGTATTAAACGTCTCTCCCCGACCCCTCACTAGAAAACTCCCAAATTATGAGGAAAAGTCTAGGAAAGACGAGAACTGGAACGGAATGTACTTAAGGTACATGAGTACCGGAAGCGCAGGCTTGACAACGAATTTACCCATAATTTGGGTAGTTTTTATATAAGGGACCACATGTCATTTTTTACTTTTACCATTCATGCGACAGATCCTGTTGTTGCATTTTCAATTGGCCCCATCGATATTCATTGGTATGGGCTTGCTTATCTTGTCTCTTTTTTAGCGGCCTGGTTCTATGCCATCTATCTTGGTAAACTGCCACCACGCAATATACCGAAACTCGTCTTTGATGATCTTCTTTTTTGGATCGTACTTGGCGGCATTATTGGCGGAAGATTAGGCTTTGTCTTCCTATATAATTGGGATTATTACTTACGTAACCCCATTGAAATTCTTTATACCTGGCAAGGCGGCATGTCGATTCATGGCGGCATTTTAGGTGCAATCCTTACAATTTTCTACTACACCTATAGTCGCAAATTATCCTTCTGGGCGATCACAGATTGTCTCGTTCCTGGCCTCCCCATTGGACTTTTCTTGGGCCGTATCGCTAATTTTGCCAATGGTGAACTTTATGGTCGCGTTACTGAATCCCCTTTAGGTGTTGTTTTTGCATCAGGAGGTCCTTACCCACGCCATCCCAGTCAATTGTATGAAGCCTTTTTAGAAGGATTCGTTCTTTTTATCATTCTTTTTGCGGCGAGCAAATGTTCAAAAGCACGCGCACGCATTGGCTTTATTTCAGGGATTTTTGGGATTTTCTATGCATTGTCCCGTATTACTTCTGAATTTTTCCGTGAACCTGATAGCCAAATCGGTTATATTTGGGACCATTTCACGATGGGACAAATTTTAAGTCTGCCATTATTGATTGCTGGTTTATATCTTGTCTTCAGAAAAGCGCGCATAAATGAAACCACTTCTTGATATTTTTGAGGGCAAGAAAAATATTCCTCTAGACGAGTTCATGAGCATTTCTAATGCGCATTATTATAGCACGCGCGATCCTTTTGGTGAAAATGGCGATTTTTATACAAGTCCTGAATTATGCCAAGTTTTTGGTGAAGTGTTAGGATTATGGGCTTATGATTGTTGGATAAAAATGGGGTCGCCCCCTTCTTTTCATTTTATTGAATTAGGACCTGGACGTGGTACTTTTTTACTCGATGTTTGGCGCGCAACCCAAAAATATTGGACAGATATTGATATTGAATTTCATTTATTGGAATCAAGTCCCGTTTTACAACAAATACAAAAAAATAAATTGGCAAATATTTCAAAACCTATTCATTGGCACAACAAAATCGAAAATATGCCTTTTGATAGGCCTTTTA contains these protein-coding regions:
- the rplI gene encoding 50S ribosomal protein L9; translation: MVELVLLERIEKLGQIGDVVKVRPGYARNFLLPQQKALRATKENISLFESRKAQIVADNLKRKSEAESVAAKIKGLIVTMIRQAGESGQLFGSVTARDISEAVSKAGFSINKGQVLIALPIKTLGISTVHVILHPEVTVDVFVNVAKTEEEAKVQAQKLKPAKTEEKVAAADMGDMPQPDADLSEEFAKITK
- the lgt gene encoding prolipoprotein diacylglyceryl transferase translates to MSFFTFTIHATDPVVAFSIGPIDIHWYGLAYLVSFLAAWFYAIYLGKLPPRNIPKLVFDDLLFWIVLGGIIGGRLGFVFLYNWDYYLRNPIEILYTWQGGMSIHGGILGAILTIFYYTYSRKLSFWAITDCLVPGLPIGLFLGRIANFANGELYGRVTESPLGVVFASGGPYPRHPSQLYEAFLEGFVLFIILFAASKCSKARARIGFISGIFGIFYALSRITSEFFREPDSQIGYIWDHFTMGQILSLPLLIAGLYLVFRKARINETTS
- a CDS encoding ABC transporter ATP-binding protein; protein product: MPIFKRLLKDYIKPYTNYLIVAFVLMALVALSTASMAYGMKHILDEIFGQKNAAALPIIAGVVFIIFFVKGTSTYGQTVVMNYVGQRIIADFQRQMFQRLVHSDLTFFHNNATGSLISRFTNDVTLLRAAVSTAITGAGRDFLSVVFLVGVMFHEDWILASISFFVFPIAILPIARFGKKLRKVSTGSQEIVGKLATLLNQVFQGIRHVKAYSMEDYEQKRADGIITELYKLNHKVIRARAAAHPIMECLGGLAIVVVILYGGYEIIEGTRTQGSFFAFVAALLLAYEPMKKLASLNSDLQEGIAAAERVFSVLDRKSDIVNMPNAKYLEIKQGTINFDNVSFAYNTHKNALKNLSINLKGGKMTALVGPSGGGKSTILNLIPRFYDIQEGNISIDGQFIKDVTLHSLRENIALVSQEISLFDDTIRANIAYGRLSASEEDIIQASIEAAAHEFIEKLPHGYDTIIGEHGVKLSGGQRQRISIARAMLKNAPILLLDEATSALDTESERKVQEALNKLIGGRTTLVIAHRLSTIVQADHIYVIDQGQVLEEGNHASLIAQNGLYTRLSNLQSTEEEQRKLVA
- the rpsF gene encoding 30S ribosomal protein S6, which codes for MSLYENVYIARQDLTTGQVDALTEQFSEIITSNGGSIAKKEYWGLKSLAYRIKKNRKGHYVLMNIDAPSAAVQEMERLMRLNEDILRFLTLSVEAHEEGLSIQMRQGPKEERSFSRDDRGSRDDRGPRRPYVKHSRPQYDQPKTDVVEETN
- a CDS encoding DUF559 domain-containing protein — its product is MLKRFQKALRTNQTDVEHQLWYHLRSRRFQGWKFRRQHILQGYIVDFICFERKLIIELDGGQHADQKIYDNHRTCLLAKDGFKVIRFWNNDVLNNLENVLETILSTPHPPLHGDLSHKGRGKNLSFSTNFHDTLPL
- the rpsR gene encoding 30S ribosomal protein S18, which produces MSEYTSNSGGAGAGAGAAGRAGGRAKPFFKRRKSCPFSGPNAPAIDYKDIKLLQRFLTERGKIIPSRISAVTIKNQRYVAQAVKRARFLALMPYVVK
- a CDS encoding DUF2232 domain-containing protein; the protein is MFLGETQKGSKLYVSAIGMSGFVSALLYLIAFMGVPGGMLLMQFAPLPLLFVGFRLGFKAACLASLLAFIGIAATGSMPILINFLTGVLGMSLISSFVLFKNKIFKQSDNNFGLLIAFLVVFSLILLIVGQTSSASLFSDQKFFEEFLSQMEAKGVIASLADEQKQFLFMMAQFIPGLLSGFWLFVFVGIVFLAQSLAFRKTKKEIHLELVTFDGATLKVPAFKIPMLRMSSLNLWDGCFYLLLISLLGSFLSQKTLQIFSINCLFVLLVPFLLKGLSVFHRYVDHKAQKNLMISGLYIASFLLAWPLLCLIFVGLYAFLRDQKFLRLKTNLRI